Proteins from a genomic interval of Spea bombifrons isolate aSpeBom1 chromosome 4, aSpeBom1.2.pri, whole genome shotgun sequence:
- the CIAO2A gene encoding cytosolic iron-sulfur assembly component 2A encodes MELLSGLLAVIRGAPRGKERSRVMDERAMEVYDVIRNIRDPEKPNTLEDLEVVSESCVSVEELDEECFLVTIRFTPTVPHCSLATLIGLCLRIKLQRCLSFKHKLEIYISEGTHSTEEDINKQINDKERVSAAMENPSLREIVEQCVTEPD; translated from the exons ATGGAGTTGCTCTCTGGGCTCCTAGCTGTAATTCGCGGTGCACCGAGAGGCAAAGAGCGATCCCGGGTCATGGACGAGCGAGCCATGGAGGTTTATG ACGTTATACGTAACATCCGGGACCCGGAGAAACCGAACACTCTCGAGGACCTTGAAGTGGTGTCAGAAAGTTGCGTGtctgtggaggaactggatgagGAATGCTTTCTGGTGACCATCAGATTCACACCCACCGTACCGCATTGTTCCCTGGCTACGTTAATCG GTCTGTGTTTGCGAATCAAGCTGCAGCGATGTCTGTCCTTTAAACATAAG cttGAGATCTACATTTCTGAAGGGACCCACTCAACAGAGGAGGATA TTAATAAACAGATAAATGATAAAGAACGAGTGTCTGCAGCCATGGAGAACCCGAGTCTGCGAGAGATAGTGGAGCAATGTGTCACGGAGCCGGACTAG
- the EIF3J gene encoding eukaryotic translation initiation factor 3 subunit J — protein MAEADSWEVDNFEPEEVKPKAAVVVDRWEGEDEEEDVKDNWDDEEPEDANKQEPQKSEQKVTEKKKLSEKIKEKEKQQKKRQEELKKRLEESQEPQELSPEEQLAEKLRLKMLQEESDLELAKEAFGVVSVTGIDAMKPSTREDFTEFGKQLKEKITQYEKSLYYPGFLEALVRDICISLEVEDLKKISNSLTVLCSEKQKQEKQSKAKKKKKGVVPGGGFKATMKNDLEDYGGLDEGYAREYEDFM, from the exons ATGGCGGAGGCCGACAGCTGGG AAGTGGATAACTTTGAGCCCGAGGAGGTGAAGCCGAAGGCTGCCGTGGTAGTAGACCGATGGGAAGGAGAGGATGAAGAGGAGGATGTGAAG GATAACTGGGATGATGAGGAGCCAGAAGATGCAAACAAACAGGAGCCACAGAAGTCTG aacAAAAAgtcacagaaaagaaaaaactctcagaaaagataaaagaaaaggagaaacaacagaaaaaacgGCAAGAGGAGTTAAAAAAGAGG TTAGAGGAATCACAGGAGCCTCAGGAGTTATCCCCGGAGGAACAGCTAGCAGAGAAACTGCGTTTGAAAATGTTGCAGGAGGAATCAGACCTAGAATTGGCAAAGGAAGCTTTTG GTGTCGTCAGTGTTACTGGAATTGATGCAATGAAACCGTCTACACGAGAGGACTTTACAGAGTTTGGAAAACAGCTGAAAGAGAAGATCACACAGTATGAGAAGTCTCTGTATTACCCTGGCTTTCTAGAAGCACTTGTTCGTGATATCTGCATATCAT TGGAAGTTGAAGACCTAAAGAAAATCAGCAATTCGTTGACTGTGCTATGTAGTGAGAAGCAAAAGCAAGAGAAG caaagCAAggccaagaagaagaagaaaggtgTGGTCCCCGGTGGAGGATTCAAGGCCACAATGAAGAATGATTTAGAAGATTACGGAGGTCTGGATGAGGGATATGCACGAGAGTATGAAGATTTCATGTGA